One part of the Neodiprion virginianus isolate iyNeoVirg1 chromosome 3, iyNeoVirg1.1, whole genome shotgun sequence genome encodes these proteins:
- the LOC124299647 gene encoding trypsin-3-like yields MVSKLRSGKFKLINPRVFVAVAGSTGVKNLYGSTIQIKLINLVIPHPLYNPRTMHHDIGLYRFSPSRSFNRLTGIIVHYPKLTEPFRITRFVYPSPIPNSIDDTLAQTKFPICTVVGWGRLKPGSDVGYGDVLRKVRVPLITAEKCRHQVYSGVRRDSQLCAGVDEGGIDSCQGDSGGPMLCDNVQVGVVSWGIGCGNKKSPGIYSRVDYYLDWINSTVTRNTVTVSKYLPALHRNNQSMMHLIGSNLSYMPDTPNSCR; encoded by the exons ATGGTTTC AAAATTGAGGAGCGGAAAATTTAAACTTATAAATCCACGAGTGTTTGTAGCCGTGGCTGGTTCCACTGGAGTTAAGAATCTTTACGGCAGTACAATAcagataaaattgataaatttagtGATACCTCATCCGTTGTACAACCCAAGAACCATGCATCACGATATTGGCCTCTATCGA TTTTCACCTTCTCGCTCTTTCAACCGTCTCACCGGCATTATTGTCCATTATCCCAAGCTCACGGAGCCCTTCAGGATAACCCGATTTGTCTATCCATCTCCTATTCCAAATTCTATTGACGATACGCTTGCCCAAACCAAATTTCCAATCTGTACCGTCGTGGGCTGGGGGCGGCTGAAGCCAGGTTCGGAT GTAGGCTACGGTGATGTGCTAAGGAAGGTTCGAGTGCCATTGATAACAGCCGAAAAATGTAGGCACCAAGTTTATTCGGGTGTCAGGAGAGACAGTCAACTATGCGCAGGTGTTGACGAAGGGGGCATTGATAGTTGCCAG GGTGATAGCGGCGGTCCAATGCTGTGCGACAACGTTCAAGTTGGCGTAGTTTCATGGGGCATAGGCTGTGGGAACAAAAAATCACCTGGTATATACAGCAGAGTTGATTACTACCTCGATTGGATTAACAGTACCGTGACAAGAAATACTGTGACAG TAAGCAAGTACCTGCCTGCGTTACACAGAAATAATCAATCCATGATGCATCTTATTGGAAGCAACTTATCGTACATGCCTGACACGCCGAATAGCTGTCGTTAG
- the LOC124300079 gene encoding prefoldin subunit 5: MSQISATEGPMLQQIDLTKLNLQQLTQLKQQLDQELGVFQDSLQTLKIAQNKFQESGTSLEKLTPSAKGKEILVPLTGSMYVTGKLADTETVIVDIGTGYYAQKDIQGAKDYFKRRVNYVTEQMEKIQQIGLEKSKIREAIMDVMEMKIQGQMSTQKELAETA; this comes from the exons ATGTCGCAAATATCTGCAACCGAGGGCCCGATGTTACAGCAGATTGACCTGACGAAGTTGAATCTCCAGCAGCTTACACAATTGAAGCAACAATTGGATCAGGAACTTGGTGTTTTCCAGGACTCGCTGCAGACCCTAAAAATCGCTCAAAACAAGTTCCAAGAGTCCGGAACTAGTCTTGAGAAGCTTACCCCGTCCGCTAAGG GAAAAGAGATACTCGTGCCACTGACAGGTTCGATGTACGTTACGGGGAAATTAGCTGATACAGAGACGGTGATAGTTGATATTGGGACTGGATATTACGCGCAGAAGGACATCCAAGGTGCGAAAGATTATTTCAAAAGAAGAGTGAATTATGTAACGGAGCAGATGgagaaaattcaacaaattggACTTGAAAAGAGTAAAATAAGGGAAGCTATTATGGATGTAATGGAGATGAAAATACAAGGACAGATGTCAACGCAAAAGGAACTTGCAGAGACTGCATAG
- the LOC124300076 gene encoding AP-3 complex subunit mu-1 produces MIHSLFIINSSGDVFMEKHWKSAVARSLCDYFFDQQRRVSSPEDTPPVIATPHHYLISIYRCNMFFVAVCMTEVPPLFVIEFLHRVVDTFEDYFSECTETIIKENYVVVYELLDEMLDNGFPLATESNILKELIKPPNILRTIANTVTGKSNVSAILPSGQLSNVPWRRTGVKYTNNEAYFDVVEEVDAIIDKTGATVFAEIQGYIDCCIKLSGMPDLTLSFMNPRLFDDVSFHPCVRFKRWESERILSFIPPDGNFRLLSYHIGSQSVVAIPIYVRHNISLKESGGGRLDITVGPKQTVGRTVENVNIEIPMPKSVLNCSLVPNQGKYSFDPVSKVLVWDIGRIDVAKLPNLRGSITIQNGATVTESNPAINVHFTINQLAVSGLKVNRLDMYGEKYKPFKGVKYITKAGRFQIRM; encoded by the exons ATGATTCacagtttatttataataaattcatcAGG AGATGTATTTATGGAAAAACATTGGAAAAGTGCGGTCGCGCGATCCCtgtgtgattatttttttgaccAACAACGTAGAGTTTCTTCACCTGAAGACACGCCACCAGTTATTGCAACACCGCATCATTATTTGATCAGCATATATCGCTGCAATATGTTTTTTGTCGCTGTGTGTATGACGGAAG TTCCGCCACTGTTTGTTATCGAGTTTTTACACAGAGTAGTAGACACGTTTGAAGACTACTTCAGTGAATGTAcagaaacaataataaaagaGAATTATGTTGTTGTTTATGAATTGTTGGACGAAATGTTAGACAATGGTTTTCCGTTGGCGACAGAATCAAATATCCTCAAAGAACTGATTAAACCACCCAATATTTTAAGAACGATAGCTAATACCGTAACAGGGAAGTCTAA TGTGAGTGCAATCTTGCCAAGTGGCCAATTGTCAAATGTACCCTGGCGAAGAACAGGTGTTAAATACACAAATAATGAAGCTTACTTCGATGTTGTTGAGGAAGTTGATGCTATAATTGACAAAACTGGGGCAACAGTTTTTGCAGAAATCCAAGGCTAT atTGATTGCTGTATTAAATTGAGTGGCATGCCTGATCTCACACTTTCATTCATGAATCCAAGATTATTTGATGATGTCAGCTTCCATCCATGTGTTAGGTTCAAGCGATGGGAG TCCGAGAGAATATTGTCCTTCATTCCACCAGATGGTAACTTCCGACTTCTGTCCTACCATATCGGGTCACAAAGTGTTGTGGCAATTCCTATATACGTAAGGCATAATATAAGCCTAAAGGAATCTGGTGGCGGCAGATTGGATATTACAGTTGGGCCTAAACAAACTGTTGGACGAACT GTAGAAAATGTTAATATCGAAATTCCCATGCCAAAATCAGTGTTAAATTGTAGTTTGGTACCCAATCAAGGAAAGTACTCTTTTGATCCAGTCAGTAAAGTACTTGTGTGGGATATTGGAAGAATAGATGTTGCGAAATTGCCCAATCTTCGAGGAAGT ATCACTATTCAAAATGGGGCGACCGTCACAGAATCAAATCCTGCTATCAAT GTTCATTTCACAATCAACCAGCTTGCTGTATCTGGCTTGAAAGTAAACAGGCTCGACATGtatggtgaaaaatataagcCGTTCAAAGgtgtaaaatatattacaaaagCTGGTAGATTTCAAATCAGAATGTGA
- the LOC124300077 gene encoding transcriptional adapter 1-like: protein MTSSKELTVARKSLVASLGDNAKLYFEKMKLWFQMKTTKEEFDCEARNIMTEDQVHLHNEFLLCLFNKVQGLASVTTVRTNKHNHTNAHLDKEKMLEKRLRLKRKYKTDKSNFEPADVYVEVLGQSSSLVGDEPIGANHSSAQELLLPDRTFVLARLMLAAWENNMDGAEENTAQIIIAATQVFLKNILTAVITRRKGFSVREGSFIHNIGEPVPSSWTRNTSYITNTSNFSMATNIVEPEGQVPAMKQTLEEAEQANAFALACSTQTTSPTPDPVNVANLQQALKIHKNLINNHTIYATNMERLHTYATHPTWEDLEARKILCKNLRT from the exons ATGACATCGTCGAAAGAGTTGACCGTAGCAAGAAAAAGCCTTGTCGCATCGCTAGGTGATAACGCAAAACT gtactttgaaaaaatgaagctGTGGTTTCAGATGAAG ACAACTAAAGAAGAATTTGACTGCGAGGCGCGCAACATTATGACTGAGGATCAAGTCCATTTGCACAATGAATTTCTACTCTGCTTGTTCAACAAAGTACAGGGGTTAGCGTCTGTGACAACAGTCCGAACTAACAAACACAATCATACAAATGCTCAtcttgataaagaaaaaatgctAGAGAAAAGGCTGcgattgaaacgaaaatataaaacagacaaatcaaattttgaa CCTGCAGATGTCTACGTTGAAGTCTTGGGCCAAAGTTCGTCGCTGGTTGGAGACGAACCTATAGGTGCCAATCATTCCAGCGCGCAAGAGCTTTTGCTGCCAGATCGTACCTTCGTTTTAGCTAGACTAATGCTTGCTGCATGGGAGAATAATATGGATGGAGCTGAAGAAAATACAGCTCAAATAATTATAGCTGCTACTCAG GTATTTCTCAAAAATATACTCACAGCCGTAATAACTCGACGGAAAGGTTTCTCGGTGCGAGAAGGATCATTTATTCATAACATAGGTGAACCAGTACCCAGTTCATGGACCAGAAATACATCCTACATAACCAACACGTCAAATTTTAG TATGGCTACAAATATAGTGGAGCCTGAAGGACAAGTACCTGCAATGAAGCAAACACTCGAAGAAGCGGAACAAGCAAATGCATTTGCATTGGCATGTTCAACACAAACTACCTCACCGACTCCCGATCCTGTTAATGTGGCTAATCTTCAACAAGCATTGAAG ATCCACAAGAATCTCATCAACAATCATACAATTTATGCAACTAATATGGAACGTCTACATACATATGCTACGCACCCAACCTGGGAAGATTTGGAGGCAAGGAAAATactgtgtaaaaatttaagaacgtGA
- the LOC124300078 gene encoding mediator of RNA polymerase II transcription subunit 18 codes for MASQISTAMDSLNAAVKSNIIPNQEYLLQGSVMDSAVEVLLQRLRGLCDNVDSRPETFRDHEMCFSIRRGPPPEQPLSLRVRRALDHQDMPWQLRYIGQPELGDKSRPTIVRSSIDIATSSTVVEFLTELGCRIDFEYIVQGYMFRKGRMKVTVAKIFKMVQVKIPDNVEPISQSYLVELSVLAPRGQDAIAEDMRIFAEQLRPLVQLEKIDYKRLSH; via the exons ATGGCAAGTCAAATAAGTACAGCGATGGACAGCTTAAACGCTGCTGTAAAGTCGAATATAATACCAAACCAAGAATACCTTCTGCAAGGTTCGGTTATGGACAGTGCGGTGGAAGTCTTATTGCAAAGATTGAGAGGATTGTGCGATAACGTTGATAGTAGGCCGGAGACTTTTCGTGATCATGAAATGTGTTTCAGTATAAGGAG AGGTCCTCCGCCAGAACAACCATTATCGCTGAGGGTGAGAAGAGCCTTAGATCATCAGGATATGCCTTGGCAGCTACGTTACATCGGACAACCCGAGCTAGGTGACAAGTCTAGACCGACAATAGTGCGAAGCAGTATAGACATTGCAACAAGCAGTACAGTTGTTGAATTCCTCACAGAATTGGGATGTAGAATAGATTTTGAGTATATTGTACAGGGATACATGTTCCGAAAGGGTAGAATGAAAGTAACTGtagcaaaaatatttaaaatggTTCAAGTGAAAATACCGGATAATGTAGAACCCATATCTCAAAGCTACTTGGTCGAATTGAGCGTGCTTGCTCCACGTGGACAAGATGCAATAGCTGAAGACATGAGAATATTCGCCGAACAGTTAAGACCTTTAGTtcagcttgaaaaaattgattataaacGACTGAGTCATTAG